A window of the Pseudodesulfovibrio sp. JC047 genome harbors these coding sequences:
- the secY gene encoding preprotein translocase subunit SecY — translation MSGVDNIARLPELRKKLLWTFALLAVYRMGIHIPIPGVDSAALTEFFAQAQNTLFGIFDMFSGGGLSNMSIFALGIMPYISASIILQLLTVVSPELKRLQKEEGEAGRKKITQYTRYGTVLITIVQGFAIATGLESMSSPTGAPMVLFSGISFKLITILTLTAGTVFLMWLGEQMTEKGIGNGISLIIYAGIIAGLPAAVINTIQLMTVGEITLFILLFLILVMIVTLAFIVFMERGQRRIPIHYAKRQQGRRMFGGQTTHLPLKINTAGVIPPIFASSILMFPATLAQFSNNEFLQDFAAFMSPTSIVYNLLFIGIIIFFCYFYTAIMFDPKGIAENIQKQGGFIPGIRPGNRTREYIDRVLSRITLWGAFYVSAVCVLPMVLISKFSVPFYFGGTSLLIVVGVAMDFMGQVESYLISRQYEGLMGKAGKLKGRH, via the coding sequence ATGTCAGGAGTTGATAATATTGCCCGATTGCCAGAGCTGCGTAAAAAGCTGCTCTGGACGTTCGCACTGCTTGCTGTCTACCGGATGGGCATTCATATACCTATTCCCGGCGTTGACAGTGCGGCTCTGACGGAGTTTTTCGCCCAGGCGCAGAACACCCTCTTCGGGATATTCGATATGTTCTCGGGCGGTGGACTGTCCAATATGTCCATCTTCGCACTGGGCATCATGCCCTACATTTCGGCGTCGATTATTCTTCAGCTCCTGACCGTCGTGTCGCCCGAGCTGAAGCGCCTCCAAAAGGAGGAAGGCGAGGCCGGACGGAAAAAAATAACCCAGTACACCAGGTACGGGACCGTACTCATCACCATCGTGCAGGGCTTTGCCATTGCCACTGGTCTTGAGTCGATGAGTAGCCCCACGGGCGCGCCCATGGTGCTGTTCTCCGGCATCAGTTTCAAGTTGATTACCATCTTGACGCTGACTGCTGGGACCGTATTCCTGATGTGGCTGGGTGAGCAAATGACTGAAAAGGGAATCGGAAACGGTATCTCCCTGATCATTTACGCTGGTATTATCGCGGGTCTTCCGGCCGCAGTGATTAATACTATCCAGTTGATGACCGTCGGTGAAATCACCCTGTTCATTCTGCTCTTTCTGATACTCGTGATGATCGTCACTTTGGCTTTCATCGTGTTTATGGAAAGAGGGCAGCGCAGGATTCCGATTCACTATGCCAAACGTCAGCAAGGACGTCGCATGTTCGGTGGGCAGACAACGCATCTGCCGTTGAAGATCAACACCGCTGGTGTTATTCCTCCGATCTTTGCTTCATCCATACTGATGTTCCCTGCAACGCTTGCACAGTTCTCCAATAACGAGTTCCTGCAAGATTTTGCAGCCTTCATGAGCCCAACTTCCATTGTCTACAACTTGTTGTTCATTGGAATAATCATATTCTTCTGCTATTTCTACACGGCGATCATGTTTGATCCCAAGGGAATTGCCGAGAATATTCAGAAGCAGGGCGGTTTTATCCCGGGCATTCGTCCGGGGAACCGTACTCGCGAATACATTGACAGAGTGCTGTCCCGTATTACATTGTGGGGAGCGTTTTATGTGTCCGCGGTCTGCGTGCTGCCAATGGTCCTGATCAGCAAGTTCAGCGTGCCGTTTTATTTCGGCGGAACATCCCTGTTGATTGTGGTTGGCGTAGCCATGGATTTCATGGGGCAGGTCGAGTCTTATCTGATCTCTCGTCAGTACGAAGGTTTGATGGGCAAGGCTGGTAAATTGAAGGGCAGGCATTAG
- the map gene encoding type I methionyl aminopeptidase: MKKFRGVFLKNDKEIGLMREANRIVSTILDELGENVKPGISTMFLEDICRSMCDQYDVRPAFLGYQGFPFALCCSVNEEIVHGFPSKERILNEGDIVSVDMGVVFKGFYGDSARTFAVGQVSDEAKKLMDVTKKSLYKGIEKAIPGNNLYDISAAVQSYVEGFGFGIVRRFVGHGIGSHLHEKPEIPNFVPKGMSGVPLKAGMVLAIEPMVTLGSYEVEVLEDQWTAVTKDRKLSAHFEHTIAVTSDGPRILSSTD; this comes from the coding sequence TTGAAAAAGTTCAGAGGTGTTTTCCTCAAAAACGATAAAGAGATTGGCCTCATGCGTGAGGCCAATCGCATTGTTTCCACTATCCTTGATGAACTGGGAGAGAACGTCAAACCTGGCATCTCAACCATGTTTCTAGAGGATATATGCCGTTCTATGTGCGATCAATATGACGTGCGTCCGGCATTTCTGGGGTATCAGGGATTCCCTTTTGCCCTGTGTTGTTCTGTGAATGAAGAGATTGTTCACGGCTTTCCTTCCAAGGAGCGTATCCTGAATGAAGGGGACATTGTCAGCGTTGACATGGGTGTCGTGTTCAAAGGATTCTACGGAGATTCCGCTCGGACCTTCGCAGTGGGACAGGTTTCGGACGAAGCAAAAAAGCTTATGGACGTAACCAAAAAGTCTCTTTATAAGGGTATTGAAAAAGCCATTCCTGGAAACAACCTGTATGACATCTCCGCGGCAGTCCAGTCATACGTCGAAGGGTTTGGTTTTGGTATAGTCCGTCGTTTTGTAGGACACGGGATCGGCAGTCATCTTCATGAGAAGCCTGAGATCCCCAACTTTGTTCCCAAGGGCATGTCCGGCGTTCCTCTTAAAGCCGGAATGGTGCTTGCCATTGAGCCGATGGTCACGCTTGGGAGTTATGAAGTTGAAGTTCTCGAGGATCAATGGACAGCGGTGACCAAGGACAGGAAACTGTCCGCTCACTTTGAGCATACGATTGCTGTCACCTCCGATGGACCAAGGATATTGAGCTCGACCGATTAG